One region of Streptomyces davaonensis JCM 4913 genomic DNA includes:
- a CDS encoding MFS transporter, translating to MTVMLDAADVTRSPLRTAPPTWLVVALACAGQFLVVLDVSVVNTALPSMRTGLGLSEQGLQWVVNAYAIAFAGFMLLGGRAGDLYGRKRMFLVGLGLFTLASLGGGLAQDDWQLLLARAVQGLGAAVLAPSTLTILTSAVPEGPARARAIATWTAVGAGGGAAGGLVGGLLVEVLSWRWVLLINVPIGAVVLFGAARRLAESRAGDGRRLDLPGAVLVTAGLATLAYGISQTEAAGWTATATLVPLVAGLAMIGLFLAVEARTTAPLMPLGLLARRSVSSANVSMFLCGSAMFCMWFFMTLYTQNVLGYTPLEAGLALVPSSLAVVVGSKLAPRWMPRLGARVLAALGTLVAAAGFAWQSTMTVHSSYLTTIMIPGILMMFGAGLTATPLAALAISGAPPEEAGLVSGLVNTSRVMGGSLGLAVMSTIAAARTEHSSGGTARALTEGYALVFRTGCGVLLAGTLLMLLWLPRRISAE from the coding sequence ATGACGGTCATGCTCGATGCCGCCGATGTCACCCGCTCGCCCCTGCGCACCGCACCCCCCACCTGGCTGGTGGTGGCGCTGGCCTGCGCCGGGCAGTTCCTCGTCGTCCTCGACGTGTCCGTCGTGAACACCGCACTGCCGTCGATGCGCACCGGACTCGGGCTGAGCGAGCAGGGGCTCCAGTGGGTGGTGAACGCCTACGCCATCGCCTTCGCCGGGTTCATGCTGCTCGGCGGCCGGGCCGGCGACCTCTACGGACGCAAGCGGATGTTCCTCGTCGGGCTCGGCCTGTTCACCCTGGCCTCCCTCGGCGGCGGGCTCGCCCAGGACGACTGGCAGCTCCTGCTCGCGCGAGCGGTGCAGGGCCTCGGCGCTGCCGTACTGGCGCCGTCGACCCTGACGATCCTCACCTCCGCCGTCCCCGAGGGCCCGGCGCGGGCGCGCGCGATAGCCACCTGGACCGCGGTCGGCGCGGGCGGCGGCGCCGCGGGCGGACTCGTCGGCGGACTGCTGGTCGAGGTCCTGTCCTGGCGCTGGGTACTGCTGATCAACGTGCCGATCGGCGCGGTCGTCCTCTTCGGCGCCGCCCGCCGGCTCGCCGAGAGCCGCGCGGGCGACGGACGCCGGCTCGATCTGCCGGGCGCGGTCCTGGTGACCGCGGGACTGGCCACGCTGGCGTACGGCATCTCCCAGACCGAGGCCGCGGGCTGGACGGCGACGGCCACCCTGGTGCCGCTGGTCGCCGGGCTCGCCATGATCGGACTGTTCCTCGCGGTCGAGGCACGGACGACTGCACCGCTGATGCCGCTCGGACTGCTCGCCCGCCGCTCGGTGTCCTCGGCGAACGTGTCGATGTTCCTGTGCGGCTCCGCCATGTTCTGCATGTGGTTCTTCATGACGCTCTACACCCAGAACGTCCTCGGCTACACCCCGCTGGAGGCCGGACTCGCCCTGGTCCCCAGCTCCCTCGCCGTCGTCGTCGGCTCCAAGCTCGCGCCCCGCTGGATGCCCCGGCTCGGCGCCCGCGTCCTGGCCGCCCTCGGCACACTCGTGGCGGCGGCCGGCTTCGCCTGGCAGTCGACGATGACCGTGCACAGCTCCTACCTCACCACGATCATGATCCCCGGGATCCTGATGATGTTCGGCGCCGGACTCACCGCCACCCCCCTGGCCGCGCTGGCCATCTCCGGGGCACCGCCCGAGGAGGCCGGACTGGTGTCGGGACTGGTGAACACGTCGCGGGTGATGGGCGGTTCGCTGGGTCTGGCAGTCATGTCGACGATCGCCGCGGCCCGGACCGAGCACAGCTCCGGCGGTACGGCACGGGCGCTGACGGAGGGCTACGCGCTGGTGTTCCGCACCGGATGCGGCGTCCTGCTGGCCGGGACACTGCTGATGCTGCTATGGCTGCCGCGGAGAATATCGGCGGAGTGA
- a CDS encoding SigE family RNA polymerase sigma factor, whose amino-acid sequence MGERTQARDEEFRRFVTGRWPRLMRTAYLLTGEQHAAEDLVQTTLEQVYVAWRKVGSADEPEAYVRRVMINAHARKHRKRLREFLAPKDDFGLVREVPDTGDRIAQADDRGVLLTALAQLPPRQREAVVLRYWEDLTESQTAEAMGCSVGAVKSNAAKGIAKLRAIPGLAETVTYGGRKR is encoded by the coding sequence ATGGGGGAACGGACACAGGCTCGGGACGAGGAGTTCCGGCGCTTTGTCACCGGCCGCTGGCCGCGGCTGATGCGCACGGCATATCTCCTCACGGGGGAGCAGCACGCCGCGGAGGACCTGGTCCAGACGACGCTCGAACAGGTCTATGTGGCCTGGCGAAAAGTCGGCTCGGCCGATGAACCGGAGGCGTACGTACGGCGCGTGATGATCAACGCCCACGCGCGCAAGCACCGCAAGCGGCTCAGGGAGTTCCTGGCGCCCAAGGACGACTTCGGCCTGGTGCGCGAGGTGCCGGACACCGGCGACCGCATCGCCCAGGCCGACGACCGGGGCGTCCTGCTGACGGCCTTGGCCCAACTGCCGCCCCGGCAGCGGGAGGCAGTGGTCCTGCGCTACTGGGAGGACCTGACCGAGTCCCAGACGGCGGAGGCGATGGGCTGTTCCGTCGGCGCGGTGAAGAGCAACGCGGCCAAGGGGATCGCGAAACTGCGCGCCATACCGGGACTCGCGGAGACGGTGACGTACGGAGGGCGGAAGCGATGA
- a CDS encoding RICIN domain-containing protein, with protein sequence MHVKSLTKISAVAASALCALAFATPAQAEDDFRPFTNRATGKCLAVPNSSVANGTGLVQWGCNGYSEQNWTLTHVAGGNGDRWTIRNQNSLKCIAIPQSSTANGTQAIQWTCDSSNTDQVFIKDSWGRLRNLNSDKCLAVPNSSTANGTEIIQWTCSENFNQRWAY encoded by the coding sequence ATGCACGTGAAGTCCCTGACGAAGATCTCCGCAGTCGCCGCAAGCGCCCTGTGCGCCCTCGCCTTCGCCACCCCGGCGCAGGCCGAGGACGACTTCCGCCCCTTCACCAACCGCGCCACCGGCAAGTGCCTGGCCGTTCCCAACTCCAGCGTCGCCAACGGCACCGGCCTCGTCCAGTGGGGCTGCAACGGCTACTCGGAGCAGAACTGGACCCTGACCCATGTCGCCGGGGGCAACGGCGACCGCTGGACCATCAGGAACCAGAACAGCCTGAAGTGCATCGCCATCCCCCAGTCCAGCACCGCGAACGGCACCCAGGCCATCCAGTGGACCTGCGACTCCTCCAACACCGACCAGGTCTTCATCAAGGACAGCTGGGGCCGGCTGCGCAACCTCAACAGCGACAAGTGCCTCGCGGTCCCGAACTCCAGCACGGCGAACGGCACCGAGATCATCCAGTGGACCTGCTCCGAGAACTTCAACCAGCGGTGGGCCTACTGA
- a CDS encoding RICIN domain-containing protein, with amino-acid sequence MNLHRKAAAVLAAAALICAPVLTGSSLTGSASAAEGSVAEAEVAVQAVPEARLFNQGTGLCLANPGSDKDPGTVMIQWTCSYSASNFWSLEPVTGGYHVVNKASGQCLAIGSGSETPGAKAIQWTCGTGAEQVWAHDGSERLVNQKSGLCLAIPSSSTTAGIEAIQWTCSTNKDQQWLW; translated from the coding sequence ATGAACCTGCACAGAAAGGCGGCCGCCGTTCTGGCGGCCGCCGCCCTTATCTGCGCGCCCGTACTGACGGGATCGTCGCTGACCGGGTCCGCTTCGGCGGCCGAAGGCTCGGTCGCCGAGGCCGAAGTGGCCGTCCAGGCGGTGCCCGAGGCCCGCCTGTTCAACCAGGGCACCGGCCTGTGCCTGGCCAACCCGGGCTCCGACAAGGACCCCGGCACCGTGATGATCCAGTGGACGTGCAGCTACAGCGCCAGCAACTTCTGGTCGCTGGAGCCCGTCACCGGCGGCTACCACGTGGTCAACAAGGCGAGCGGCCAGTGCCTGGCCATCGGCAGCGGCTCCGAGACCCCCGGCGCCAAGGCGATCCAGTGGACCTGCGGCACGGGGGCCGAACAGGTCTGGGCGCACGACGGCAGCGAGCGGCTGGTCAACCAGAAGAGCGGCCTCTGCCTCGCCATCCCCAGCTCCAGCACGACCGCCGGCATCGAGGCCATCCAGTGGACCTGCTCGACGAACAAGGACCAGCAATGGCTGTGGTGA
- a CDS encoding helix-turn-helix domain-containing protein has protein sequence MIGTVFRCADVPAEDRFEYWRERVGRTVAPADVTSDYATDYWAEQRLIQMGPVTIWPASFRPTRFRRNARMVRQSDPELYHLRLVQHGGLAVDHDGRADIYGPGDMYLADSSRPGDVRSYDDGAGSPVAGMGVEVPKVLLPVPPSRELMGRRLSGREGTGALLADFITGLVRQADTLRPSDAPRLGTVLLDLLSAWVAQVQEAERALPPETRQQALITRIRAFIRQNLHDPELTPPVIAAAHHISLSYLHRVFQEQTGGETVAAWIRRLRLEGAHRDLADPALGSAPIHTIAARWGLPRASDFSRGFRAAYGLPPREFRLRALAAHAQTNAHAQTKGPAQP, from the coding sequence ATGATCGGAACGGTATTCCGGTGCGCGGACGTGCCGGCCGAGGACAGGTTCGAGTACTGGCGGGAGCGGGTCGGGCGGACCGTCGCCCCCGCCGACGTCACCAGTGACTACGCCACCGACTACTGGGCGGAGCAACGGCTGATTCAGATGGGGCCGGTCACGATCTGGCCGGCCTCTTTCCGGCCGACGAGGTTCCGCCGGAACGCGAGGATGGTGCGGCAGTCCGACCCCGAGCTGTACCACCTCAGACTGGTCCAGCACGGCGGTCTGGCCGTCGACCACGACGGCCGGGCCGACATCTACGGTCCGGGCGACATGTATCTGGCGGACAGCTCACGGCCTGGTGATGTGCGGTCGTACGACGACGGAGCGGGCAGCCCGGTCGCGGGCATGGGTGTCGAGGTGCCCAAGGTGCTGCTGCCGGTGCCCCCGAGCCGGGAGCTGATGGGCAGACGGCTGTCCGGGCGGGAGGGCACCGGCGCCCTGCTCGCGGACTTCATCACCGGCCTGGTCCGGCAGGCCGACACCCTGCGCCCGTCCGACGCCCCACGCCTGGGCACGGTCCTGCTCGACCTGTTGTCGGCCTGGGTCGCACAAGTGCAGGAGGCGGAGCGGGCGTTGCCGCCGGAGACCCGGCAGCAGGCGCTGATCACCCGGATCCGCGCGTTCATCCGGCAGAACCTGCACGATCCGGAGCTGACGCCGCCCGTGATCGCCGCGGCGCACCACATCTCCCTCAGCTATCTGCACCGTGTCTTCCAGGAACAGACGGGCGGCGAGACCGTCGCGGCCTGGATCCGGCGGCTGCGTCTTGAGGGCGCCCACCGCGACCTCGCCGACCCGGCGCTCGGCTCCGCCCCGATCCACACCATCGCCGCCCGCTGGGGCCTGCCCCGCGCCTCCGACTTCTCCCGCGGCTTCCGCGCCGCATACGGGCTCCCGCCGAGGGAGTTCCGGCTGCGGGCACTGGCCGCGCACGCGCAGACAAACGCGCACGCACAAACAAAGGGGCCCGCGCAGCCGTAG
- a CDS encoding MFS transporter has translation MTRSTNDRPAVVPVLAFAGIVVAVMQTLLVPVIKDLPQLLDTSPSNATWVLTSTLLSGAVATPIMGRLGDLYGKRRLLVLSLAVMVVGALVSAVTSALLPMIVGRTLQGFAMGAIPLGIGLMRDMLPREKLGSAMALMSSSIGVGGGLALPAAALVAQNSDWHALFYGAAGLGVLAIALTLFAVPESPMRAEGSFDLPGALGLSTGLVLFLLPITKGSDWGWTSATTLGLFAASAAVLFLWGVFELRTKAPLVDLRTTARPAVLFTNLASIMVGVSFYVVSLVLPQLLQLPTSTGYGLGQSMVVAGLLVAPLGLTMMFTAPVYARLSAKHGPKFTLILGLLIIAVGYGAGLGLMSAAWQSLVIAVLLGAGIGLAYSSLPALIVGAVPASETGAANGLNTLMRSIGTSVSSAVIGMVLANTANTVGGVEVPTMHGFRVSFLIATGAVAIGLLLALFLPKPDRAPRLRASSEEEANLARAEEALRGFRGRVLDAEGGPVARANVTLIDRRGRQAGATVSAEDGSYALAVPAQGTYVLAAKANGHGPHASSATHAGEDGTIDVDLALPTP, from the coding sequence ATGACACGTTCGACCAACGACCGGCCCGCCGTCGTCCCCGTCCTCGCCTTCGCGGGCATCGTGGTCGCGGTGATGCAGACCCTGCTCGTGCCGGTCATCAAGGACCTGCCGCAGCTGCTGGACACCTCCCCCTCCAACGCCACCTGGGTCCTCACCTCCACCCTGCTCTCCGGCGCCGTCGCCACCCCGATCATGGGCCGCCTCGGCGACCTGTACGGAAAGCGGCGGCTGCTGGTCCTCAGCCTCGCCGTGATGGTGGTCGGTGCCCTGGTCAGCGCCGTCACCAGCGCCCTGCTGCCGATGATCGTCGGCCGTACCCTCCAGGGCTTCGCGATGGGCGCCATCCCGCTCGGCATCGGCCTGATGCGCGACATGCTGCCCCGCGAGAAGCTCGGCTCGGCGATGGCGCTGATGAGCTCCTCGATCGGCGTCGGCGGCGGACTCGCGCTGCCCGCCGCGGCCCTGGTCGCCCAGAACTCCGACTGGCACGCCCTCTTCTACGGCGCCGCGGGCCTCGGCGTCCTCGCCATCGCCCTCACCCTGTTCGCCGTACCGGAGTCCCCGATGCGCGCCGAGGGCTCCTTCGACCTGCCGGGCGCGCTCGGCCTCTCCACCGGCCTGGTCCTCTTCCTGCTGCCGATCACCAAGGGCAGTGACTGGGGCTGGACCTCCGCCACCACGCTCGGCCTGTTCGCCGCGTCCGCCGCGGTCCTGTTCCTGTGGGGCGTGTTCGAGCTGCGCACCAAGGCCCCCCTCGTCGATCTGCGCACCACCGCCCGCCCCGCGGTGCTCTTCACCAACCTCGCCTCGATCATGGTCGGCGTCTCCTTCTACGTCGTCTCCCTGGTCCTGCCGCAGCTCCTCCAACTCCCCACCAGCACCGGGTACGGCCTCGGCCAGTCGATGGTGGTCGCGGGTCTGCTGGTCGCCCCGCTGGGCCTGACGATGATGTTCACCGCGCCGGTCTACGCCCGCCTGTCCGCCAAGCACGGTCCCAAGTTCACCCTGATCCTGGGCCTGTTGATCATCGCCGTCGGCTACGGCGCGGGCCTCGGCCTGATGAGCGCGGCCTGGCAGTCCCTCGTGATCGCGGTCCTGCTCGGCGCGGGCATCGGCCTCGCCTACTCCTCGCTGCCCGCACTGATCGTCGGCGCGGTCCCGGCCTCCGAGACGGGCGCGGCGAACGGCCTCAACACGCTGATGCGGTCCATCGGTACGTCCGTTTCCAGCGCCGTCATCGGCATGGTGCTGGCCAACACGGCGAACACCGTGGGCGGTGTGGAGGTCCCGACGATGCACGGCTTCCGTGTCTCGTTCCTGATCGCGACCGGCGCGGTGGCGATCGGCCTGCTGCTGGCGCTGTTCCTGCCGAAGCCGGACCGTGCGCCGCGGCTGCGGGCCAGCAGCGAGGAGGAGGCCAACCTGGCCCGCGCCGAGGAGGCGTTGCGCGGCTTCCGCGGCCGGGTCCTGGACGCCGAGGGCGGCCCGGTCGCCCGCGCCAACGTCACCCTGATCGACCGGCGGGGACGTCAGGCGGGTGCCACCGTCTCGGCGGAGGACGGAAGTTACGCGCTCGCGGTCCCGGCACAGGGGACGTACGTCCTGGCTGCGAAGGCCAACGGCCATGGCCCGCACGCTTCTTCGGCGACCCACGCGGGCGAGGACGGCACGATCGACGTGGATCTGGCGCTCCCCACGCCCTGA